The following proteins are co-located in the Takifugu flavidus isolate HTHZ2018 chromosome 16, ASM371156v2, whole genome shotgun sequence genome:
- the rmnd1 gene encoding required for meiotic nuclear division protein 1 homolog, with translation MLLRSLWCRLGTQLSLEKKPVLSCGLTSISQSLHPHKYGSNPRTGWVHSKTCLNTHLHQNVGHVLTASGLKCLTRTSVTCGVAATCSWEPKRLYSTNPVNLMLKPNLKSAVVPGKRVPKGPRTKQPSRTNQPSLKEDKDMMQCIAYATADQYHLPTLCHALISQGFSEIDLPRDAANALVISTEMAAKPDDDALMFFFREGSVVFWNVEDKMMKRVLRILEHHEIQPYEVALVHWENEEINYTLGEGNTKLEQGNFKLSDNMDPFEAVLEKFAFSNALCLSVKLAIWEVSLDNFVESIQSIPETLKSGKRVKLSSAEVMKKIGELFTLRHCINLRSDLLLTPDFYWDRENLERLYDKTCQFLSINRRVNVVNQKLEHCTQLTDLMRSHLSEKHSLRLEWMIVILITIEVLFELTKMIF, from the exons ATGCTTCTCAGGTCTTTGTGGTGCAGATTGGGGACTCAGCTGTCATTAGAGAAGAAACCAGTTCTCAGCTGTGGCTTGACCAGCATCTCCCAGTCGCTCCATCCACACAAATATGGGTCTAATCCCAGGACTGGCTGGGTCCATTCAAAGACCTGTTTAAACACTCACCTCCATCAGAATGTAGGACATGTTCTCACTGCCTCTGGACTGAAATGTTTGACCAGAACCTCAGTGACGTGTGGGGTCGCAGCTACATGCTCATGGGAACCGAAGCGACTCTACTCCACCAATCCTGTCAATTTAATGTTAAAACCCAATTTAAAATCTGCAGTGGTGCCTGGGAAAAGGGTACCCAAAGGACCAAGAACCAAACAACCGTCACGAACCAACCAGCCCTCCCTGAAAGAGGACAAG GATATGATGCAATGTATAGCTTATGCAACAGCGGATCAGTATCACTTACCAACACTTTGCCATGCCTTGATAAGCCAAGGCTTCAGTGAGATAGATTTACCTCGAG ATGCCGCCAACGCGCTGGTGATCAGCACAGAAATGGCTGCAAAACCAGACGACGAcgctttgatgtttttcttcag GGAAGGCTCCGTTGTTTTCTGGAACGTCGAAGACAAGATG ATGAAACGGGTGTTGAGGATATTGGAACATCACGAGATTCAGCCATATGAAGTTGCCCTGGTTCACTGGGAAAATGAAGAGATCAACTACACTCTTGGAGA GGGAAATACAAAGCTTGAACAGGGCAACTTTAAACTGAGTGACAACATGGACCCGTTTGAAGCAGTTCTGGAGAAATTTGCATTTTCAAATGCGCTCTGCCTGTCAG TCAAGCTGGCAATCTGGGAGGTGTCGCTGGACAACTTTGTAGAGTCAATTCAATCAATTCCAGAG ACACTTAAGTCGGGGAAGAGAGTGAAGCTGTCCTCAGCAGAGGTCATGAAGAAGATTGGCGAGCTTTTCACCTTAAG ACACTGTATAAACCTGAGGTCTGACCTGCTCCTGACCCCAGATTTCTACTGGGACCGTGAAAATCTGGAAAGGCTCTATGATAAGACCTGCCAGTTCCTCAGCATCAACCGCAGAGTGAAC GTGGTGAACCAGAAGCTGGAACATTGCACGCAGCTCACGGATTTAATGAGAAGTCACCTGAGCGAGAAACACAGTTTGAGGTTGGAGTGGATGATCGTAATCCTCATCACGATCGAG GTTTTGTTTGAACTTACAAAGATGATCTTCTAA
- the ccdc170 gene encoding coiled-coil domain-containing protein 170, with the protein MENFDEVDQSQVRERLKMRIGVLEECVKSFELECKSGSETTVRLTAELDRERRKVASSSAAFDSLKLELHDLVAGRRDMEMEKETLLERVEASKRVIEAGRRESLCLEKQVKELERRLQQSHGETRAAEERLQAFLGKVASLLQVKSETVVVPTERDVLHVVENLCNERLSNMEARLARVSEQLSEQTELHHSAAQRAELAERQVHDLRQRLHMAETELLTAHVQRDGLRQSKEHYEGFVEQLSERMNIENIAADLSFDMTLKLIQSRVQQLIQQEAAALVESRHLTSSLQRKLKSQKDQLESKGLHVQLLRKKVSELEEEKKRHSGEEDNAHREVKKLQKRLERLQNELRATKVSNTELKAQMSHTNELKVEGRGVQAGDKSRGSFSASF; encoded by the exons ATGGAAAACTTTGATGAG GTTGACCAGTCTCAGGTGAGGGAGAGACTGAAGATGAGAATTGGGGTATtggaggagtgtgtgaagtCCTTTGAGCTGGAGTGTAAAAGTGGCAGCGAGACGACGGTCAGGCTGACAGCGGAGTTGGAtcgagagaggaggaaggtggccagcagctcagcagccttCGATTCACTCAAATTG GAGTTACATGACCTGGTGGCGGGAAGAAGGGACATGGAGATGGAAAAGGAAACCCTGCTGGAGCGGGTCGAGGCCAGCAAGCGAGTGATCGAAGCAGGTCGACGGGAGTCACTTTGTTTAGAGAAACAGGTGAAGGAGTTGGAAAGAAGGTTGCAGCAGAGCCACGGAGAGACCCGAGCGGCTGAGGAGAGACTGCAGGCCTTCCTGGGAAAGGTGGCCTCCCTGCTGCAGGTCAAATCCGAGACTGTGGTCGTCCCCACAGAGCGGGACGTGCTACACGTAGTGGAGAATCTATGCAACGAG CGCTTGTCCAATATGGAGGCCAGGCTGGCCCGGGTCTCCGAGCAGCTGAGCGAGCAGACAGAACTCCACCACAGTGCGGCCCAGAGGGCCGAGCTTGCCGAGCGACAAGTTCACGACCTGCGGCAGAGGCTGCACATGGCTGAGACCGAGTTATTAACTGCACATGTGCAACGAGATGGGCTCAGACAGAGCAAAGAGCAT TACGAAGGGTTTGTGGAGCAGCTGTCAGAGCGCATGAACATCGAGAATATTGCAGCAGATCTGAGTTTTGATATGACGCTGAAGCTCATTCAGTCACgtgtgcagcagctgattcAGCAAGAGGCAGCTGCTTTGGTGGAGAGCAGACATTTAACCTCCAGTCTGCAGCGAAAG CTGAAGTCACAGAAAGACCAGCTGGAGAGCAAAGGACTCCACGTCCAACTCCTGAGGAAGAAGGTGTCAGAgctagaggaggagaagaagcgTCACTCCGGGGAGGAAGATAACGCTCACCGGGAGgtgaagaagctgcagaagagACTGGAGCGGCTCCAAAACGAGCTGAGGGCCACCAAGGTGTCCAACACGGAGCTCAAGGCCCAAATGTCCCACACCAATGAGCTAAAGGTGGAGGGGAGAGGGGTGCAGGCTGGAGATAAATCCAGAGGCAGTTTCAGCGCATCATTTTAA